Proteins co-encoded in one Paracrocinitomix mangrovi genomic window:
- a CDS encoding T9SS type A sorting domain-containing protein, giving the protein MKQLKLLGVSLLLANQLSAQEVIANQGDTYVSSNGTFDFTIGEVVINTYESTSNALTQGFQQHYYDFTGVSELNSAFNAYPNPAKDNFVIEMENFQGAEYALYDVAGKLVLEGLLIEPKSSINISTIAKGSYTLRVTNPNKNQVNSIKIIKQ; this is encoded by the coding sequence ATGAAACAACTTAAACTTTTAGGTGTTTCATTGCTTTTGGCTAATCAACTTAGTGCTCAAGAGGTAATTGCCAATCAAGGTGATACCTACGTGAGCAGCAATGGTACATTTGACTTCACTATTGGCGAAGTCGTCATTAACACTTATGAAAGTACATCCAATGCACTAACTCAAGGATTTCAGCAACACTACTACGATTTTACAGGTGTTAGTGAATTGAATAGCGCTTTCAATGCCTATCCGAATCCGGCAAAAGACAATTTTGTGATTGAAATGGAAAATTTTCAAGGCGCAGAATATGCTTTGTATGATGTCGCCGGAAAATTGGTATTAGAAGGATTGTTAATCGAACCAAAAAGTTCGATTAATATTTCAACTATTGCCAAAGGTAGTTACACTCTTCGTGTAACCAACCCAAACAAAAATCAAGTCAATTCAATTAAAATTATTAAACAATGA